CCGCGGCCAAGCTGCTCTCCCACCAAGGCACGCCCTTCTGGCTCCTGACCGCCCTCTTCCTCCTCTTCGCGATCTGCGCCCTCTTTTACTTCGTGGGCATTTTCACGGGCGCACGCGAACTCGCCGGAACCCAAAAATAGCTTCCGCCATAGAAACTGGTAAAACGGCCGCCTGATCTTCCCATCAGACTAGGCCACGACACCAGACGCCGCGCTGATTTTCTTCGAGCCCGAAACCTGAAACCGACACCAGCCCTCACCCAGCTGACCCAGTCCCTCGCCATCAGGAAACAATCGAAAAGTCGACCAAGCGCTTCTCCCGGTGCACCCGGGCGATGCGGACCCGCACCTTGCCCCCAGCCGCCAGGACTCGCTCCGGATCCCGGCTGCTCCAGGCTTGCCCCCGGGGGTCAAAGGCATACCCACGCCGCGCCTTGGGAAAGTCCTCCAGCTTGACGAGGCCCCTGATCAAAAGATCGCTCAGCTCCACGAAGACCCCCATCCGAGCCACCTCCGTGATGGCCGCCTCAAAGATGGGGGATTCAGCATCGCGAGCCAAATTTTCGAGATACTCGATCTCCTTGATCTTGCGGGTGTCCATTTCCGCCTCGGCCGCGATCCGCTCCGTCTTCGAAATGTGTTCGCCGATTTCCTGAAGCTCGGGATAGCCCGGGGTCCGGGGCGCCCCTTGCCCACGGCTCTTTCGCAGCCAGGCCTGGAGGGCGCGGTGGACCACCAGATCGGCATACCGTCGAATGGGCGAAGTGAAGTGGGTGTAGTCCACCTTGCTCAAGCCATAGTGGCCGAGCGGGTCCGCACTGTAGGCGGCCCGCTTCAAGCTTTTGAGAAGCGCGATCTTGAGACTGTGCTCCTCCGGCTTGCCCTTGATTTGTTCCAAGAGCCGATTGACCTCCTTCTTATTGGTGGGGTCGCCAATGCGGTGACCGTGCAGCCGGGCCGTCTCAGCGAACTCGTTCAGCTTATCGAAGTCCGGATCTTCGTGAATGCGGTAGAGCGCTGGGCGGCTGTTTTGCTTGAGCACCTTGGCCACCGCCTCGTTGGCCGCCAGCATGAATTCCTCGATCAGCTGATGGCTCTCATCGTAATCGATCCGCCGCATCTCCGTCGGCAGGCCTTGGTCGTCGATCACGATTTTGACCTCCGCCATATCCAGATCCAAGGAACCGGCCTCGAAGCGATTGCGGCGAAGTCGCTTGGCCAGCGCCCACGCCTCATACAGCATCTTCTCCACGCTGCCCTCCGGAGCCCGCTTGGCCGCCGCGGCCGGCTGCTCCAAAACCGGCTGCAAAAGCGCAAAAGCCTCCTCGTAGGTAAAGCGCTTGGCGCTCTGGATCATCGCCTTGCTGAAGCGCGCCTTGCGCACCCGGCCCTTGGGATCGAAATCGAGAATGGCCGCGAAGGTCAGGCGATTCTCCTCCGGCCGCAGGCTGCAAATCCCATTCGAAAGCCGCTCCGGCAGCATCGGCAAAACACGGTCCACCAGATAGACGGAATTGCCCCGCCGCCGCGCCTCCCGATCCATAGGGCTCCCCGGCTCCACGTAGTGCGAGACATCCGCGATGTGGACCGCCAAGCGCCAGCCCCCTTCCGGGAGCCATTCCACCGAAATGGCATCATCGAAATCGCGCGCGTCAAAGGGATCGATCGTGAACACGACGCGATCCCTCCAGTCTTCCCGCTCCTCCGCCACGCCCTCCCCTGCCACCGACTCGTCGATCGACTC
This portion of the Verrucomicrobiota bacterium genome encodes:
- the rnr gene encoding ribonuclease R, whose protein sequence is MADSLETQLLKLLSAPSYQPKNKTELVAALGLKGEARADLRAALRQLEKRGQVRRVRKSRYALPSEKSSQKRPSAGRAGKRVLEGTLQVDRGGMPWFFEDNTGGLRGERYFVNRHHQGSALHGDRVRIQLQEAQAKAWQKHLPSRARKAVQEKRGPEAKILEVVERRKGGVVGTLRRSGKFWRVEVEDLRFPPVIALKGQPQGGQLERAPREGDQVVAVIHSFQGGRSVPRGELLRVLGRKGDPKLDILAIIHGHDLPLEFPEEVLAAAESIDESVAGEGVAEEREDWRDRVVFTIDPFDARDFDDAISVEWLPEGGWRLAVHIADVSHYVEPGSPMDREARRRGNSVYLVDRVLPMLPERLSNGICSLRPEENRLTFAAILDFDPKGRVRKARFSKAMIQSAKRFTYEEAFALLQPVLEQPAAAAKRAPEGSVEKMLYEAWALAKRLRRNRFEAGSLDLDMAEVKIVIDDQGLPTEMRRIDYDESHQLIEEFMLAANEAVAKVLKQNSRPALYRIHEDPDFDKLNEFAETARLHGHRIGDPTNKKEVNRLLEQIKGKPEEHSLKIALLKSLKRAAYSADPLGHYGLSKVDYTHFTSPIRRYADLVVHRALQAWLRKSRGQGAPRTPGYPELQEIGEHISKTERIAAEAEMDTRKIKEIEYLENLARDAESPIFEAAITEVARMGVFVELSDLLIRGLVKLEDFPKARRGYAFDPRGQAWSSRDPERVLAAGGKVRVRIARVHREKRLVDFSIVS